In Zingiber officinale cultivar Zhangliang chromosome 3B, Zo_v1.1, whole genome shotgun sequence, a single window of DNA contains:
- the LOC122055117 gene encoding uncharacterized protein LOC122055117, whose translation MRPLVREEENRSNIAQGEISIIAGGPTGGSLVNIIFKKAFDQLQIDQAELLPMTTPLYGFTANEVLSVGQTRLAISLGEEPLRRMRTSNFIVVDAPSAYSKIKYPVEDKVGEVRGDQLAARRCYVEMVRAESRSARKAPRLESTHELPGISPSVAQHKLHVRLDAQPVKQRKRDFSAEQKVIIQAKVEKLLEAGHIQEVQFPSWLANVVLVAKPGNKWRGYHQVPLAWNDQEKVSFITADDTYCYNVMPFELKNADATYQRLMNKVFRKQIGRNLEVYVDDILIKSLRAVNLCAYIEETFHTLRMYGVKLNPQKYLFGAKSGRFLGYIVTERGIEANPSKVKTLQDMPPP comes from the exons ATGAGACCCCTCGTccgagaggaagaaaataggagcaatattGCCCAGGGTGAGATCAGTatcattgctggtgggccgacagGCG GCAGCTTGGtcaacattattttcaagaaggcattcgaccaacTTCAAATCGACCAAGCCGAGCTGCTTCCAATGACAACTCCATTATATGGATTCACCGCCAACGAGGTTTTGTCGGTTGGCCAGACCCGATTGGCTATATCGCTAGGGGAGGAGCCGCTTCGAAGGATGCGGACCTCTAACTTCATTGTCGTCGATGCCCCGTCCGCCTACAGC aagatcaaatACCCCGTGGAGGACAAGGTGGGCGAAGTTAGAGGAGATCAGCTGGCTGCCCgacgatgctatgtggagatggtccgagcagagtcAAGATCTGCTCGGAAAGCACCGCGGTTGGAG TCAACACACGAGCTACCAGGCATCTCGCCAAGCGTTGCGCAGCACAAGCTCCATGTCCGGCTGGACGCGcagccggtgaagcagaggaagagggactttagtgcTGAGCAGAAGGTCATCATCCAGGCGAaagtcgagaagcttctggaggctggCCATATAcaggaggtgcaattcccgagctggctcgcgaacGTGGTTTTGGTCGCCAAGCCGggtaacaagtggagg GGATACCACCAAGTCCCACTTGCCTGGAATGATCAAGAGAAAGTAAGTTTcatcacggcggacgacacctactgctacaatgtgatgccattTGAACTGAAGAATGCCGACGCCACATATCAGcgtctcatgaacaaggtgttccggaagcagatcgggAGGAACTTGGAGGTATACGTGGATGACATCCTTATTAAATCACTCCGAGCGGTCAACCTATGTGCATATATAGAGGAGACCTTCCATACACTGAGGATgtacggagtcaagctaaatcctcagaagtATCTCTTCGGAGCAAAGAGCGGTCGCTTTTTGGGCTatatcgtcaccgagcggggcatagaggcgaaccccagcaaggtAAAGACATTGCAGGACATGCCACCTCCCTGA